A genomic window from Prunus persica cultivar Lovell chromosome G2, Prunus_persica_NCBIv2, whole genome shotgun sequence includes:
- the LOC18785684 gene encoding protein DMR6-LIKE OXYGENASE 2 translates to MGSILESSTIENEAIETQYLQKGVRHLCERGLTRVPSKYILPINERPNLGDTRVNAGNLNLKLPVIDFTQFQGSDRCQAIHSLEKACREFGFFQLVNHGIKDDVILRMVNVSRRFFELPFDERAKYMSKDMASPARYGTSYNQSNDKVFCWRDFLKLSCQPLEDTVPCWPSSPEDLREAVVSYSKSTNFLYLMLMEAILESLGLEETTESAERKSRSIEEFEDGSQLIVANCYPACPEPDLTLGMPPHSDYGLLTLLLQDEVEGLQIQHEGRWVTVEPLPNSFVVNVGDHLEIFSNGRYKSVLHRVLVNSCKSRISVASLHSLPFNSMVRPSPKLIDQANPLRYKDTDFATFLRFVSSHDMNAKTFLESRKLTS, encoded by the exons ATGGGTTCAATCCTTGAAAGCTCCACCATAGAAAATGAAGCAATAGAAACCCAATACCTTCAGAAAGGAGTGAGACACTTGTGTGAAAGAGGGTTGACCAGAGTTCCAAGCAAGTACATATTGCCCATCAACGAACGACCCAACTTGGGAGACACAAGGGTTAATGCTGGCAACCTTAACCTCAAGCTGCCAGTTATTGATTTCACTCAGTTTCAAGGCTCAGATAGATGCCAAGCAATACATTCCCTCGAAAAAGCTTGCCGAGAATTCGGATTTTTTCAG TTGGTAAACCATGGTATCAAAGATGACGTTATTCTTCGAATGGTGAATGTAAGTAGAAGATTTTTCGAGCTCCCTTTCGACGAGAGAGCAAAGTACATGTCAAAGGACATGGCTTCCCCGGCTAGGTATGGAACAAGCTATAACCAGAGCAATGACAAAGTGTTCTGCTGGAGAGACTTTCTGAAACTCAGCTGCCAACCTTTAGAAGACACTGTGCCTTGTTGGCCTTCCTCTCCTGAGGACTTAAG ggAGGCAGTCGTGAGCTACTCGAAGAGCACTAATTTTTTGTATCTAATGCTAATGGAGGCCATCTTGGAAAGCCTAGGATTGGAGGAAACAACAGAAAGTGctgaaagaaaaagcagaagcATAGAGGAATTTGAAGATGGAAGCCAACTCATTGTGGCAAATTGCTACCCTGCATGCCCTGAGCCAGATTTAACACTAGGCATGCCACCCCATTCCGATTATGGCCTCCTCactcttctccttcaagaTGAAGTCGAGGGCCTTCAAATACAACATGAGGGCAGATGGGTAACTGTGGAACCACTTCCAAATTCATTCGTTGTCAATGTTGGTGATCATCTTGAG ATATTCAGCAATGGGAGATACAAGAGCGTGCTCCACAGGGTTCTTGTCAACTCCTGCAAGTCTCGCATCTCTGTGGCCTCATTGCACAGCCTGCCATTCAACAGCATGGTTCGACCATCGCCAAAACTCATTGACCAAGCTAACCCTCTACGTTACAAGGACACAGACTTTGCCACTTTCCTTCGCTTTGTTTCTTCTCATGACATGAACGCCAAGACATTCTTAGAATCCAGGAAATTGACTTcatga
- the LOC109947362 gene encoding uncharacterized protein LOC109947362 has protein sequence MDICTTALDQAIGSLRRRFQQYQEYGCICGKKFFKIKIVKIILAINYVARKIKWTSFDFN, from the exons ATGGATATTTGCACAACAGCAT TGGATCAAGCTATTGGTTCTTTACGAAGAAGGTTTCAACAATATCAAGAGTATG GTTGCATCTGCGGAAAgaagtttttcaaaattaaaattgttaaAATCATACTTGCGATCAACTATGTCGCAAGAAAGATTAAATGGACTAGCTTTGATTTCAATTGA